In Mustela lutreola isolate mMusLut2 chromosome 1, mMusLut2.pri, whole genome shotgun sequence, one genomic interval encodes:
- the LOC131822686 gene encoding olfactory receptor 5B3-like, translating to MENRTEVTQFILLGLTNDPKLQLPLFIMFTLTYLITLVGNLGITMLVLLDSHLHTPMYFFLSNLSLMDFGYSSTVTPKVMAGLLIEDKVISYNACAAQMFFFAAFATVENYLLASMAYDRYAAVCKPLHYTTTMTTGVCARLVIGCYVCGFLNASIHIRDTFSLSFCMNNVIHHFFCDVPAVMVLSCSDSYVSELVLVYVVSFNIFFALLVILISYIFIFITILKMHSSTRYQKAISTCASHLTAVSIFYGTVIFMYLQPSSNHSMDTDKMASVFYTMVIPMLNPVVYSMRNKEVKNAFIKTILESKLSLGL from the coding sequence ATGGAGAACAGGACAGAAGTGACACAGTTCATTCTGCTGGGACTAACCAATGACCCAAAACTGCAGCTTCCCCTCTTCATAATGTTCACCCTCACCTACCTCATCACTCTGGTTGGGAATTTGGGGATCACCATGTTGGTTCTGCTGGACTCCCATCTCCACActcccatgtactttttcctcagTAATCTGTCTCTGATGGACTTTGGTTACTCTTCAACTGTCACGCCCAAGGTCATGGCTGGATTACTTATAGAAGATAAGGTCATCTCCTACAATGCATGTGCTGCTCAGATGTTCTTTTTTGCAGCTTTTGCCACTGTGGAAAATTATCTCTTAGCCTCAATGGCTTATGACCGTTATGCAGCAGTGTGCAAACCCCTCCATTACACCACCACCATGACAACAGGTGTGTGTGCTCGTTTGGTCATAGGCTGCTATGTCTGTGGTTTCCTGAATGCCTCTATCCACATTAGAGACACATTTAGTCTCTCTTTCTGTATGAACAATGTAATCCATCACTTTTTCTGTGATGTTCCAGCAGTCATGGTTCTTTCTTGTTCTGATAGCTATGTCAGTGAGCTGGTTCTTGTTTATGTTGTGAGTTTCAACATCTTTTTTGCTCTCCTGGTTATCTTGATTTCCTACATATTCATATTTATCACCATCCTGAAGATGCACTCATCTACAAGATATCAGAAGGCTATATCTACCTGTGCCTCCCACCTCACTGCTGTGTCCATCTTCTATGGGACAGTCATCTTCATGTACTTACAGCCCAGCTCCAACCATTCCATGGACACAGACAAAATGGCATCTGTGTTCTACACGATGGTCATCCCCATGCTAAATCCTGTGGTCTACAGCATGAGGAACAAGGAAGTCAAGAATGCATTCATTAAGACCATTTTAGAGTCAAAATTATCTCTAGGATTGTGA